In one Butyrivibrio proteoclasticus B316 genomic region, the following are encoded:
- a CDS encoding type III pantothenate kinase, with protein MILVVDVGNTNITYGVFKGDKMVSSFRMTTGTTRTSDEYGLELLALMNINNVDKDKIEGVMIASVVPKVMHALVNAIVKYIGKKPYLVGPGIKTGIKISLDNPREVGPDLIVDAVAGYEIYGGPVLVVDFGTATTYIMINEKGEFFTGVVCPGIRISAKALWQDTAKLPEIEIKKPAGILAKETISSMQAGLIYGQIGQTKYIIDKMKEESGLMNTKVIATGGLGRLIADETKEIDVYDPILTLRGLQILYEKNRRTKPQLKEFDNQNAPE; from the coding sequence ATGATTCTGGTAGTAGATGTAGGAAATACAAATATTACATATGGCGTGTTCAAGGGCGACAAAATGGTCAGCTCTTTTAGGATGACTACGGGAACTACAAGGACATCTGATGAGTATGGACTTGAGCTTCTGGCCCTTATGAACATCAACAATGTGGATAAAGACAAGATTGAGGGCGTCATGATCGCAAGCGTTGTGCCCAAGGTCATGCATGCACTTGTCAATGCGATAGTTAAATATATTGGCAAGAAGCCATATCTTGTGGGCCCTGGTATCAAGACCGGTATTAAGATCTCTCTGGACAATCCAAGAGAAGTTGGCCCTGACCTTATTGTTGACGCTGTCGCAGGATATGAGATTTACGGCGGTCCTGTTCTTGTGGTTGACTTTGGAACCGCAACTACCTATATTATGATAAATGAAAAAGGTGAGTTTTTTACCGGAGTTGTATGTCCCGGAATCAGAATTTCAGCCAAGGCTCTGTGGCAGGATACAGCCAAACTTCCTGAGATAGAGATCAAGAAACCTGCAGGAATTCTGGCCAAGGAGACAATTTCCAGTATGCAGGCGGGACTTATCTACGGACAGATCGGGCAGACCAAGTACATAATCGATAAGATGAAGGAAGAGTCAGGTCTTATGAACACCAAGGTCATTGCGACAGGCGGTCTTGGAAGACTCATTGCAGATGAGACCAAAGAGATAGATGTCTACGATCCGATACTGACACTTAGGGGACTTCAGATCCTCTATGAGAAGAACCGCAGAACCAAGCCACAGCTCAAGGAGTTTGATAATCAAAATGCACCTGAGTGA
- a CDS encoding biotin--[acetyl-CoA-carboxylase] ligase, producing MNQESIAEKIHTKWAGQNLIYKEKTGSTNDDARELGVLGAPSGTLVVADLQTKGRGSRGRSWETPQTDNIAMSLLIRPDAPPERISMLTLIMGLSIAEGIEDALVSARDAQLSRSTEVNIPGQIITECKYFPQIKWPNDIVIAGKKICGILTELHMNDDNTIRDVVIGVGINVNMTEFPEEIKDIAGSILTTTGVELAREDVIAFCMKRFEENYEKYSVNYDLTLLHEQYEVRLINRHKIVKVLDPKGEYEAVAHGINSLGALIVSNEDGEEYEINAGEVSVRGLYGYA from the coding sequence ATGAATCAGGAGAGTATCGCAGAAAAAATACATACCAAATGGGCTGGTCAGAATCTTATATATAAAGAAAAGACCGGCTCAACCAACGATGACGCAAGAGAACTTGGAGTGCTTGGAGCACCTTCCGGAACTTTAGTTGTTGCTGATCTTCAGACTAAGGGAAGAGGTTCAAGAGGCAGAAGCTGGGAGACACCACAGACAGATAATATCGCTATGAGTCTTTTGATAAGACCGGATGCACCGCCTGAGCGCATTTCGATGCTGACACTTATAATGGGGCTTTCCATTGCTGAGGGTATCGAGGATGCACTGGTTAGTGCAAGGGATGCACAGCTCAGCAGGTCAACTGAGGTTAATATCCCGGGACAGATCATTACTGAGTGCAAGTATTTTCCACAGATCAAGTGGCCCAACGACATAGTCATTGCAGGTAAAAAAATATGTGGTATACTTACTGAGCTTCACATGAATGATGACAATACCATAAGGGACGTTGTAATAGGTGTTGGAATAAATGTGAACATGACAGAATTTCCTGAGGAAATAAAAGATATAGCGGGCTCAATCCTGACAACTACAGGAGTGGAGCTGGCAAGAGAAGATGTAATTGCGTTCTGCATGAAGCGTTTTGAAGAGAACTATGAGAAGTACTCTGTAAACTATGATCTGACTCTTTTGCATGAACAATATGAAGTAAGGCTCATCAACAGGCATAAGATTGTCAAAGTGCTTGATCCAAAGGGAGAATATGAGGCTGTAGCGCACGGAATCAATTCTCTCGGGGCACTTATAGTATCCAATGAAGATGGCGAAGAGTACGAGATCAACGCCGGCGAAGTATCAGTGCGTGGCTTGTATGGATATGCATAG
- the argF gene encoding ornithine carbamoyltransferase, with translation MNLYGRDFLKLLDYTPEEISYLVDLAATLKEKKKNGILHDELKGKNIALIFEKTSTRTRCSFEVAASDLGMGSTYLNPTDSQIGKKESIADTARVLSSMYDGIEYRGFEQEIVETLAKYSTVPVWNGLTNEFHPTQMLADLLTIKEHFGKLNGIHLVYMGDARYNTGNSLMVVCAKMGMHFTAVSNKKYFPEKELVETCLDIAKKTGAIIDFCEDPIEGTKGADVIYTDIWVSMGEPDSVWEERIKDLEPYRVTMDIMNNAGDKCVFMHCLPSFHDLNTGIGKEIKEKYGLNEMEVTDEVFESDRSIVFKEAENRMHTIKAVMYATLKKSE, from the coding sequence ATGAATCTGTACGGACGTGACTTTTTGAAACTGTTGGACTATACACCGGAGGAAATCTCTTATCTTGTGGATCTTGCAGCCACACTCAAGGAGAAAAAGAAAAATGGAATTCTTCACGATGAGCTAAAGGGCAAGAACATCGCACTTATCTTTGAAAAGACAAGTACAAGAACCAGATGCTCTTTTGAAGTAGCGGCAAGTGACTTGGGAATGGGTTCAACCTATCTCAACCCTACAGATTCACAGATTGGCAAAAAAGAGAGCATTGCCGATACAGCACGCGTTCTTTCCAGCATGTATGACGGAATTGAATACAGAGGCTTTGAGCAGGAAATAGTTGAAACTCTTGCCAAATACAGCACAGTTCCTGTGTGGAACGGACTTACCAATGAATTTCATCCTACGCAGATGCTTGCAGATCTTTTGACAATAAAAGAGCATTTCGGCAAGCTGAACGGAATTCATCTGGTATACATGGGCGATGCAAGATACAACACAGGAAATTCGCTGATGGTTGTATGCGCCAAGATGGGAATGCATTTTACTGCAGTCTCCAACAAGAAATACTTCCCGGAAAAAGAGCTGGTTGAGACCTGCCTTGATATTGCCAAGAAGACAGGGGCAATAATTGATTTCTGTGAGGACCCTATAGAAGGAACCAAGGGGGCAGACGTTATTTACACAGATATCTGGGTGTCAATGGGAGAACCTGACAGTGTATGGGAAGAGAGGATCAAAGACCTCGAGCCATACAGGGTTACAATGGACATTATGAATAATGCAGGGGATAAGTGCGTATTCATGCATTGCCTTCCATCCTTCCACGACCTCAATACAGGCATAGGCAAGGAAATTAAAGAAAAATACGGCTTAAATGAGATGGAAGTTACGGATGAAGTCTTTGAATCTGACAGATCAATTGTCTTTAAAGAGGCGGAAAACCGTATGCACACTATTAAGGCTGTAATGTATGCAACTCTTAAAAAGAGCGAATAA